The following are encoded in a window of Sporichthyaceae bacterium genomic DNA:
- the mtrB gene encoding MtrAB system histidine kinase MtrB has protein sequence MSYRSGLRAVGRVAGRPGRALLGYWRRSITFRVVGATLALSVTVLILLGQLVMGGVRDGLVRAKVSSSLAQADVGFAAAQAKLDAAGAPQRPDIGQLLTQVVSGLRDAAGSSSLYEIALIPSPNSVANVPAARVRVATGGVLPDSVTPALVKAVAESGGGAIQQFLGLCYGTTDDPCPQQAARVPALAVGKQFAVAGAGNYQLYFVFPMTGEQKTLDLVRSRLAVAGGSLLVLLGAIAFLVTRSTVKPVRSAARVAERLAAGQLAERMVEQGEDDLARLASSFNGMASALQRQIRQLEELSRVQQQFVSDVSHELRTPMTTIRMAADVLYEEREEFSAPVARSAELMHDQLDRFESMLTELLEISRFDAGAAVLDPEPTDLGDLVRRVVEGVEPLASGEYGCHIQVVVPDRECVADIDSRRIERVVRNLLLNALEHGEGRDVQVLVGADARAVAVAVRDQGIGLREGEAALVFNRFWRADPARARRTGGTGLGLSIAQGDAELHNGWLQAWGEPHAGAVFRLTLPRTVGGVLTTSPLPLEPTDRREQVGWDA, from the coding sequence GTGAGCTACCGCAGCGGCCTGCGCGCGGTGGGCCGAGTGGCCGGGCGGCCGGGCCGGGCGTTACTGGGCTACTGGCGCCGCTCGATCACGTTCCGGGTCGTCGGCGCCACGCTCGCGCTCTCGGTGACCGTGCTGATCCTGCTCGGTCAACTGGTGATGGGCGGGGTCCGCGACGGTCTGGTCCGGGCGAAGGTGTCCTCGTCGCTGGCCCAGGCCGACGTCGGTTTCGCGGCCGCGCAGGCCAAGCTCGACGCGGCCGGCGCCCCGCAGCGCCCGGACATCGGCCAGTTGCTGACCCAGGTGGTCAGCGGGCTGCGCGACGCGGCCGGGTCGTCGAGCCTCTACGAGATCGCGCTGATCCCGTCGCCGAACTCGGTCGCGAACGTGCCCGCCGCCCGGGTCCGGGTGGCGACCGGCGGGGTGCTGCCGGACAGCGTCACCCCGGCGCTGGTCAAGGCTGTGGCCGAATCCGGCGGCGGGGCGATCCAGCAGTTCCTCGGGCTTTGCTACGGCACCACCGACGACCCGTGCCCGCAGCAGGCCGCGCGGGTCCCGGCGTTGGCCGTCGGGAAGCAGTTCGCGGTCGCCGGGGCGGGCAACTACCAGCTGTACTTCGTGTTCCCGATGACCGGTGAGCAGAAGACGTTGGACCTGGTGCGCTCCCGGCTCGCGGTGGCCGGCGGCTCCCTTCTCGTGTTGCTGGGCGCGATCGCGTTCCTCGTCACCCGAAGCACGGTCAAGCCGGTGCGCTCGGCCGCGCGGGTCGCCGAGCGGCTGGCGGCCGGGCAGCTGGCCGAGCGGATGGTCGAGCAGGGCGAGGACGACCTGGCGCGGCTGGCCTCGTCGTTCAACGGCATGGCCTCGGCCCTGCAACGCCAGATCCGGCAGCTGGAGGAACTGTCCCGGGTGCAGCAGCAGTTCGTCTCGGACGTCTCGCACGAGCTGCGCACCCCGATGACGACGATCCGGATGGCCGCCGACGTCCTGTACGAGGAACGTGAGGAATTCAGCGCCCCCGTCGCCCGATCCGCGGAACTGATGCACGATCAGTTGGACCGCTTCGAGTCGATGCTGACCGAGCTGCTCGAGATCAGCCGCTTCGACGCCGGCGCCGCGGTACTGGACCCGGAGCCGACCGACCTGGGCGACCTGGTGCGCCGGGTGGTGGAGGGCGTCGAGCCGTTGGCGTCCGGCGAGTACGGCTGTCACATCCAGGTGGTCGTGCCGGACCGCGAGTGCGTGGCCGACATCGACTCCCGCCGGATCGAACGGGTCGTCCGCAACCTGCTGCTCAACGCGCTCGAGCACGGTGAGGGGCGCGACGTGCAGGTGCTGGTCGGTGCCGATGCCCGGGCCGTGGCCGTCGCAGTCCGCGACCAGGGGATCGGGCTGCGCGAAGGGGAAGCCGCGTTGGTCTTCAACCGGTTCTGGCGGGCCGACCCGGCGCGGGCCCGGCGCACCGGCGGCACGGGGCTGGGCCTGTCGATCGCCCAGGGCGACGCGGAACTGCACAACGGCTGGCTCCAGGCCTGGGGCGAGCCGCACGCCGGTGCGGTGTTCCGGCTGACCCTGCCGCGTACGGTCGGCGGGGTGCTCACCACCTCGCCGCTGCCGTTGGAGCCGACTGACCGGCGCGAGCAGGTCGGGTGGGACGCATGA
- a CDS encoding adenosylhomocysteinase, translated as MRVGHDVADLGLAGAGADRIEWAGRGMPVLAEVGERFAARRPLAGFAVAACLHVTAETANLLRVLRAGGARVALAASNPLSTQDDTAAALVEHEQVAVFARRGVDRSGYYKHLGAVLDAALAGPGECFVLDDGCDLVTTLHTERPADLTRIRAGIEDTTTGVLRLREMSRAGWLRVPMVAVNDTGARRMFDNRYGTGQSCLDAIVRATGVLVAGSTFVVAGFGPCGHGIADRARGLGARVLVTEVDPARALEAVMEGFAVVPMSVAAAVGDVFVTATGSRDVLRAEHYAVMRDGAVLANAGHFDVELDLAGLSAAALTRRQVRGQVEELRLAGDRCVLLLAQGRVVNLAAAEGHPAAVMDMTCAGTALTLAWLAANPAPPPGVHEVPPEIDTELAALKLAALGVDLDVASPAQVAYRNSWAHGS; from the coding sequence GTGAGGGTGGGGCACGACGTCGCCGACCTGGGGTTGGCCGGCGCCGGGGCCGACCGGATCGAGTGGGCCGGCCGCGGGATGCCGGTGCTGGCCGAGGTGGGCGAGCGCTTCGCGGCGCGGCGGCCGTTGGCTGGGTTCGCGGTGGCGGCCTGCCTGCACGTGACCGCCGAGACCGCGAACCTGCTGCGGGTGCTGCGGGCCGGTGGCGCCCGGGTGGCGCTGGCGGCTTCCAACCCGTTGTCGACGCAGGACGACACCGCGGCCGCGCTGGTCGAGCACGAACAGGTCGCGGTGTTCGCCCGCCGCGGGGTCGACCGTTCCGGCTACTACAAGCACCTGGGTGCGGTCCTGGACGCCGCGTTGGCCGGCCCGGGCGAGTGCTTCGTGCTCGACGACGGCTGCGACCTGGTCACCACCCTGCACACCGAGCGGCCCGCGGACCTGACGCGGATCCGGGCCGGGATCGAGGACACCACGACCGGGGTGCTGCGCCTGCGGGAGATGTCCCGGGCCGGGTGGCTGCGGGTTCCGATGGTCGCGGTCAACGACACCGGCGCCCGACGGATGTTCGACAACCGCTACGGGACCGGCCAGTCATGCCTGGACGCGATCGTGCGCGCCACCGGGGTGCTGGTCGCCGGCAGCACGTTCGTGGTGGCCGGGTTCGGTCCGTGCGGGCACGGCATTGCAGACCGGGCCCGTGGGCTGGGTGCCCGGGTCCTGGTCACCGAGGTCGACCCGGCGCGGGCGCTGGAGGCGGTGATGGAGGGCTTCGCGGTGGTCCCGATGTCGGTGGCGGCAGCGGTCGGCGACGTGTTCGTCACCGCGACCGGCAGTCGCGACGTGTTGCGCGCCGAGCACTACGCGGTGATGCGCGACGGGGCCGTGCTGGCCAACGCCGGACACTTCGACGTCGAGCTCGACCTGGCCGGACTGTCGGCGGCCGCGCTGACGCGGCGTCAGGTTCGTGGGCAGGTGGAGGAGTTGCGCCTGGCCGGCGACCGGTGTGTGCTGCTGCTGGCCCAGGGCCGCGTGGTCAACCTGGCCGCCGCCGAGGGCCACCCTGCCGCGGTGATGGACATGACCTGCGCAGGCACCGCACTGACGCTGGCCTGGCTCGCCGCCAACCCGGCCCCGCCGCCCGGCGTGCACGAGGTTCCGCCGGAGATCGATACCGAACTTGCCGCGCTGAAGTTGGCTGCCTTGGGCGTGGACCTGGACGTGGCCTCACCGGCCCAGGTCGCCTACCGGAACTCCTGGGCCCACGGCTCCTGA
- the proS gene encoding proline--tRNA ligase: MGRDERAVIPQSEDFSGWYNDIVLRAQLVDRGPVKGTMVIRPYGYRVWELLQAALDARIKETGHDNAYFPLFIPESYLKREAQHVEGFAPELAVVTHAGGKELEEPLIVRPTSETIIGEMMAKWISSHRDLPLLLNQWANVVRWELRPRMFLRTTEFLWQEGHTAHADEADAMRETLQMVEVYAEVARGLAAIPVVVGEKTAGERFAGALRTFTIEGMMRDGKALQSGTSHYMGTNFAKAFDIKFADATSGGQQYCHTTSWGMSTRMIGAIIMAHGDDQGLVLPPRLAPYQVVIVPVMRKGEAAPEVMAAVDTLAAQCKAAGVRAHVDDRPQVSQGFKFNDWEMRGVPLRVAIGPRDLENGVAEVARRVGGEKESMPLAGLAAALPGILEEIQAAMLTRATDFRDSNTRTVDDWDAFAAAVATGWALAFHCGRPACEDDIKAATAATPRCVPNDAPAETGACVRCGNPSAYGKRVLFGRSY; encoded by the coding sequence ATGGGACGTGACGAACGCGCGGTGATTCCGCAGAGCGAGGACTTCTCCGGCTGGTACAACGACATTGTCCTGCGCGCGCAGCTGGTCGATCGCGGCCCGGTCAAGGGCACGATGGTCATCCGCCCCTACGGATACCGGGTGTGGGAACTGCTGCAGGCGGCGCTGGATGCGCGGATCAAGGAGACCGGGCACGACAACGCCTACTTCCCGCTGTTCATCCCCGAGTCCTACCTCAAGCGCGAGGCCCAGCACGTCGAGGGGTTCGCCCCGGAGCTGGCCGTGGTGACCCACGCGGGCGGCAAGGAGCTCGAGGAGCCACTGATCGTCCGGCCCACCTCGGAGACGATCATCGGCGAGATGATGGCGAAGTGGATCTCCTCGCACCGGGATCTGCCGCTGTTGCTCAACCAGTGGGCGAACGTGGTTCGGTGGGAGCTGCGGCCGCGGATGTTCCTGCGCACCACGGAGTTCCTCTGGCAGGAAGGGCACACCGCGCACGCCGACGAGGCCGACGCGATGCGCGAGACCCTGCAGATGGTCGAGGTCTACGCGGAGGTCGCACGAGGTCTTGCGGCAATCCCTGTCGTGGTGGGCGAGAAGACTGCGGGGGAGCGGTTCGCGGGCGCGCTGCGGACGTTCACGATCGAAGGCATGATGCGCGACGGCAAGGCCCTGCAGTCCGGGACGTCGCACTACATGGGTACGAACTTCGCCAAGGCGTTCGACATCAAGTTCGCTGACGCCACATCAGGTGGCCAGCAGTACTGCCACACCACGTCCTGGGGCATGTCCACCCGGATGATCGGCGCGATCATCATGGCCCACGGCGACGACCAGGGCCTGGTGCTCCCGCCCCGGCTGGCGCCCTACCAGGTGGTCATCGTCCCGGTGATGCGCAAGGGCGAGGCCGCACCCGAGGTCATGGCAGCGGTCGACACCCTCGCCGCCCAGTGCAAGGCGGCGGGCGTGCGGGCCCACGTCGATGACCGGCCCCAGGTCTCGCAGGGCTTCAAGTTCAACGACTGGGAGATGCGCGGGGTGCCGCTGCGCGTCGCCATCGGCCCGCGCGACCTGGAGAACGGCGTCGCCGAGGTTGCCCGCCGGGTCGGTGGGGAGAAGGAGTCCATGCCGTTGGCCGGCCTGGCCGCGGCGCTGCCGGGGATCCTCGAGGAGATCCAGGCCGCGATGTTGACCCGGGCGACCGACTTCCGCGACTCCAACACGAGGACCGTCGACGACTGGGACGCCTTCGCGGCCGCGGTGGCGACCGGCTGGGCCCTGGCGTTCCACTGCGGCAGGCCGGCCTGCGAGGACGACATCAAGGCCGCCACCGCCGCCACGCCGCGGTGCGTGCCGAACGACGCCCCGGCCGAGACCGGGGCGTGCGTGCGGTGCGGGAACCCGTCGGCCTACGGCAAGCGGGTCTTGTTCGGTCGCTCCTACTAG
- a CDS encoding ABC transporter substrate-binding protein, producing MRSSCRAARTTAIGLVLALILTALAACGLDSSTHVASSPTPTSTTVAPLYPVEPNAYPAYVKHKWGVTKITTEPKRIVALGFRDQESMVALGVTPVAVQNYFGAANPWAKSPWLSPTAQNANYVVVTADVRDPKNGHVTPGNDGPIMPSGFPQAANTPPLKQVYNLDDLRALKPDLITAMFSGVTQEDFQKLQSVAPTITGVSDDSRDYFSSWEEEMQATGAALGRPAAASRIVAQAENQFAALATAHPEIRNARVVVAAPGPNGEFRIINPYGELSRFFTSLHMSFPADIQSVTTPQGKAAYAKAIYSVDFDDGELNLLNGVDVLVMVVGPDGGALMNSLRQTAGYQNLGPVQKGHVLVLDGELAEALYYESPNSIPWAIAQLTPMLAEMLSGRAAKVQSNSGSDDSGGLPTITYKGAPTSTPTPTPSSTRTP from the coding sequence ATGCGCAGCTCGTGCCGGGCCGCCCGCACCACCGCAATCGGTCTGGTGCTCGCGCTCATCCTGACGGCGCTCGCGGCCTGCGGGCTGGACAGCTCCACGCACGTGGCCTCCTCGCCGACCCCGACGAGCACGACCGTCGCCCCGCTGTACCCGGTCGAGCCGAACGCGTACCCGGCCTACGTAAAGCACAAGTGGGGCGTCACCAAGATCACCACGGAGCCGAAGCGGATCGTCGCGCTCGGGTTCCGCGACCAGGAGTCGATGGTCGCCCTCGGCGTGACGCCGGTCGCGGTCCAGAACTACTTCGGCGCGGCCAACCCGTGGGCGAAGTCGCCGTGGCTGTCGCCGACCGCGCAGAACGCCAACTACGTCGTGGTCACCGCGGATGTCCGCGACCCGAAGAACGGGCACGTCACCCCTGGCAACGACGGCCCGATCATGCCTTCGGGCTTCCCGCAGGCCGCGAACACCCCGCCGCTCAAGCAGGTCTACAACCTCGACGACCTGCGGGCGCTGAAGCCCGACCTGATCACCGCGATGTTCTCCGGGGTCACCCAGGAGGACTTCCAGAAGCTGCAGTCGGTCGCCCCGACCATCACCGGGGTCTCCGACGACAGCCGCGACTACTTCTCCTCGTGGGAGGAGGAGATGCAGGCGACGGGTGCGGCGCTGGGCCGCCCGGCGGCAGCCTCGCGGATCGTGGCGCAGGCGGAGAATCAGTTCGCCGCGTTGGCCACGGCGCACCCGGAGATCCGCAACGCCCGCGTCGTCGTGGCCGCGCCCGGGCCGAACGGCGAGTTCCGGATCATCAACCCCTACGGCGAGCTGTCCCGCTTCTTCACCTCGCTGCACATGAGCTTCCCGGCCGACATCCAGTCGGTGACGACCCCGCAGGGCAAGGCGGCCTACGCCAAGGCGATCTACAGCGTCGACTTCGACGACGGTGAGCTGAACCTGCTCAACGGCGTCGACGTTCTGGTGATGGTCGTCGGCCCGGACGGCGGGGCGCTGATGAACTCGCTGAGGCAGACGGCGGGCTACCAGAACCTCGGTCCGGTGCAGAAGGGCCATGTGCTCGTGCTCGACGGTGAACTGGCCGAGGCGCTGTACTACGAGAGTCCGAACAGCATCCCGTGGGCGATCGCGCAACTGACCCCGATGCTGGCCGAGATGCTGTCCGGACGGGCCGCGAAGGTGCAGTCCAACTCCGGCTCCGACGACTCCGGCGGCCTGCCGACCATCACCTACAAGGGGGCTCCGACGAGCACCCCGACCCCGACCCCGAGTTCGACGCGTACTCCCTGA
- the ahcY gene encoding adenosylhomocysteinase, translating to MTGRPVLSTDDFAVADLSLAEFGRKEIRLAEHEMPGLMSVRAEFAQSRPLAGARIMGSLHMTIQTAVLIETLVALGADVRWVSCNIFSTQDHAAAAIVVGEGTADEPRGVPVFAWKGETLEEYWECTRRALLWPAASADGNVTVAGPNMILDDGGDATMLVHKGTEFEKAGAVPSVDSTDNEEFKVVLALLAESLESDGNRWTAIGSEIKGVTEETTTGVHRLYEMFKTGALLFPAINVNDSVTKSKFDNKYGCRHSVIDGLNRATDVLIGGKVAVVCGYGDVGKGCADALRGQGARVIVTEIDPICALQAAMDGFQVATLEDVVGTADIFVTTTGNFRIITAAHMAAMKHQAIVSNIGHFDNEIDMSGLQKTPGITRINIKPQVDEWTFPDGHSILVLAEGRLMNLGCATGHPSFVMSNSFTNQVIAQIELFTKSAEYPLGVYTLPKHLDEKVARLHLDALGVRLTRLSAEQAAYIGVPVEGPYKPDHYRY from the coding sequence ATGACTGGCCGGCCCGTGTTGAGCACTGACGATTTCGCTGTCGCGGATCTGTCCCTGGCCGAGTTCGGCCGCAAGGAGATCCGGCTCGCCGAGCACGAGATGCCCGGCCTGATGTCGGTACGCGCGGAGTTTGCACAGTCGCGACCGCTGGCCGGCGCCCGGATCATGGGCTCGCTGCACATGACCATCCAGACCGCGGTGCTGATCGAGACCCTGGTCGCGCTCGGCGCCGACGTCCGTTGGGTTTCGTGCAACATCTTCTCCACCCAGGACCACGCCGCCGCCGCGATCGTGGTCGGCGAGGGCACCGCTGACGAGCCCCGCGGCGTGCCGGTCTTCGCCTGGAAGGGTGAGACCCTCGAGGAGTACTGGGAGTGCACTCGCCGGGCCCTGCTGTGGCCTGCGGCCTCCGCCGATGGAAATGTCACAGTCGCCGGGCCGAACATGATCCTCGACGACGGCGGCGACGCCACGATGCTCGTCCACAAGGGGACCGAGTTCGAGAAGGCCGGCGCCGTGCCGTCGGTGGACTCCACGGACAACGAGGAGTTCAAGGTCGTCCTGGCGCTGCTGGCTGAGTCGCTGGAGTCCGACGGCAACCGCTGGACCGCGATCGGTAGCGAGATCAAGGGCGTCACCGAGGAGACCACCACCGGGGTGCACCGCCTGTACGAGATGTTCAAGACCGGCGCGCTGCTGTTCCCGGCGATCAACGTCAACGACTCGGTCACCAAGTCCAAGTTCGACAACAAGTACGGCTGCCGGCACTCGGTGATCGACGGCCTGAACCGGGCCACCGACGTGTTGATCGGCGGCAAGGTCGCGGTCGTCTGCGGCTACGGCGACGTCGGCAAGGGCTGCGCGGACGCGCTGCGCGGCCAGGGCGCCCGGGTCATCGTCACCGAGATCGACCCGATCTGCGCACTGCAGGCGGCGATGGACGGCTTCCAGGTCGCCACGCTCGAGGACGTGGTCGGCACCGCCGACATCTTCGTCACCACGACCGGCAACTTCCGGATCATCACCGCGGCCCACATGGCCGCGATGAAGCACCAGGCGATCGTGTCCAACATCGGGCACTTCGACAACGAGATCGACATGTCCGGCCTGCAGAAGACCCCGGGCATCACGCGGATCAACATCAAGCCGCAGGTCGACGAGTGGACCTTCCCCGACGGTCACTCGATCCTCGTGCTGGCCGAGGGTCGGCTGATGAACCTGGGCTGCGCCACCGGGCACCCCAGCTTCGTGATGTCGAACTCGTTCACCAACCAGGTGATCGCCCAGATCGAACTGTTCACCAAGTCCGCCGAGTACCCGCTGGGCGTCTACACGCTGCCCAAGCACCTGGACGAGAAGGTGGCCCGGCTGCACCTGGACGCCCTCGGCGTCCGGCTGACCAGGCTGTCCGCCGAGCAGGCCGCCTACATCGGCGTCCCGGTCGAAGGCCCGTACAAGCCCGACCACTACCGGTACTGA
- the mtrA gene encoding MtrAB system response regulator MtrA, translating into MTTRVLVVDDDTALAEMLTIVLRSEGFEPIVCSDGDSALVAFRERRPDLVLLDLMLPGRNGIDVCRAIRAESGVPIVMLTAKSDTIDVVLGLESGADDYVVKPFKPKELVARVRARLRRQDDQTPVSLTIADLEIDVAGHSVKRAGEPIALTPLEFDLLVALARKPWQVFGREELLKQVWGYQHVADTRLVNVHVQRLRSKIEHDPERPEIVVTVRGVGYKAGPA; encoded by the coding sequence ATGACTACGCGGGTCCTGGTGGTCGACGACGACACCGCCCTGGCCGAGATGCTCACGATCGTGCTGCGCAGCGAGGGCTTCGAACCGATCGTGTGCAGCGACGGCGACTCGGCGCTGGTCGCGTTCCGGGAGCGCCGACCCGACCTGGTGCTGCTCGACCTGATGCTGCCCGGTCGCAACGGCATCGACGTGTGCCGGGCGATCCGCGCCGAGTCCGGTGTCCCGATCGTCATGCTCACTGCCAAGTCCGACACCATCGACGTCGTGCTCGGCCTGGAGTCCGGCGCCGACGACTACGTCGTGAAGCCGTTCAAGCCCAAGGAACTCGTGGCCCGGGTGCGGGCCCGGTTGCGGCGGCAGGACGACCAGACCCCGGTCAGCCTGACGATCGCCGACCTGGAGATCGACGTGGCCGGGCACTCGGTCAAGCGCGCCGGAGAGCCGATCGCGCTGACCCCGCTGGAGTTCGACCTGCTGGTCGCGCTGGCCCGCAAGCCGTGGCAGGTGTTCGGCCGCGAGGAACTGCTCAAGCAGGTCTGGGGCTACCAGCACGTCGCCGACACCCGACTGGTGAACGTCCACGTGCAGCGGTTGCGCTCGAAGATCGAGCACGACCCGGAGCGGCCGGAGATCGTGGTGACCGTGCGCGGCGTCGGTTACAAGGCCGGACCGGCCTGA
- the mtnA gene encoding S-methyl-5-thioribose-1-phosphate isomerase, translating into MATPLPLRWSEDPALGPAVVLLDQTRLPGAVEELVCADPDALIEAIRRLAVRGAPLLGVAGGYGVALAAARGLDVAAAAAALAAARPTAVNLAAGVARVLAAHEADPATTLAEARALHAQEEAASAAMAAHGLELVPVGGRVLTHCNTGALAVGGTGSAFGVALAAHRAGRLAHLWIGETRPLLQGARLTAWEATVHGLPHTVLPDAAAAALMAAGQVDLVLVGADRIAADGSVANKIGTYGLAVAARHHGIPFVVVAPRTTVDPSTPDGAAIVIEQRAATEVTTIAGVRIAPESSAVFNPAFDVTPPGLVTALVTEVGVLALPNTDSIADLLTVAPSSCGARRDVATL; encoded by the coding sequence GTGGCGACACCCCTGCCGTTGCGTTGGAGCGAGGACCCCGCGCTGGGCCCGGCGGTCGTCCTGCTCGACCAGACGCGCCTGCCGGGCGCCGTCGAGGAGCTGGTCTGCGCCGACCCGGACGCCTTGATCGAGGCCATCCGACGCCTGGCGGTGCGTGGCGCCCCGCTGTTGGGCGTCGCCGGCGGCTACGGGGTGGCGCTGGCCGCCGCCCGTGGGCTGGACGTCGCCGCCGCCGCGGCCGCGCTGGCTGCCGCCCGCCCGACCGCGGTCAACCTGGCCGCCGGCGTGGCCCGGGTACTGGCCGCGCACGAGGCCGACCCGGCCACCACCCTGGCCGAGGCTCGGGCGTTGCACGCGCAGGAGGAGGCCGCCAGCGCCGCGATGGCCGCCCACGGCCTCGAACTGGTGCCGGTCGGCGGCCGGGTGCTGACCCACTGCAACACCGGCGCGCTGGCGGTGGGCGGGACGGGCTCCGCCTTCGGCGTCGCACTGGCGGCGCACCGGGCCGGGCGCCTGGCCCACCTGTGGATCGGCGAGACCCGGCCGCTGCTGCAGGGCGCCCGGCTCACCGCGTGGGAGGCGACGGTGCACGGCCTGCCGCACACCGTGCTGCCGGACGCCGCCGCGGCCGCCCTGATGGCGGCCGGACAGGTCGACCTGGTCCTCGTCGGAGCCGACCGGATCGCCGCCGACGGGTCGGTGGCCAACAAGATCGGCACCTACGGTCTGGCAGTGGCCGCCCGGCACCACGGGATTCCGTTCGTGGTCGTCGCCCCGCGCACCACCGTCGACCCGAGCACGCCCGACGGCGCCGCGATCGTCATCGAACAGCGCGCCGCCACCGAGGTGACCACGATCGCCGGGGTCCGAATCGCCCCGGAATCCTCGGCCGTGTTCAACCCCGCCTTCGACGTCACCCCGCCCGGCCTGGTCACTGCGCTGGTCACTGAGGTCGGCGTGCTGGCGCTCCCGAACACGGACTCGATCGCCGACTTGCTCACCGTCGCGCCATCCTCGTGCGGTGCGCGTCGGGATGTGGCGACACTGTGA
- a CDS encoding MerR family transcriptional regulator, translating into MEGLTITEAAATTGWSARMLRYIESLDLVAPTRSRGGYRIYGPESLQRLRTLRALLAEHELGLGDVGLALRLRRDPELCRAVDEWLDSRAQRPAEVDSVDWLCWEQDKHQALLARTAAGRS; encoded by the coding sequence ATGGAGGGGCTGACGATCACCGAGGCAGCGGCCACGACCGGTTGGTCGGCCCGGATGCTGAGGTACATCGAGAGCCTGGACCTGGTCGCGCCGACCCGGTCCCGGGGCGGGTACCGGATCTACGGCCCGGAGTCCCTGCAACGGCTGCGCACGCTGCGCGCGCTGCTCGCGGAGCACGAACTCGGGCTCGGCGACGTCGGTCTGGCGTTGCGCCTGCGTCGCGATCCAGAGTTGTGCCGGGCCGTGGACGAGTGGCTCGACTCCCGGGCACAGCGCCCCGCCGAGGTCGACTCGGTGGACTGGCTGTGCTGGGAGCAGGACAAGCACCAAGCACTGCTGGCCCGCACCGCCGCGGGCCGGAGTTGA
- a CDS encoding cupredoxin domain-containing protein, translating into MITTPRPKRLSAAVFGSIVLLTGLAGCGGGSSTAAQPPAPTVAPTAAPTIGVIPTVTPIQLANGLAPTPATATIRMYIDHPFSPATLTVAPGTNITVINEGTGNGEVCNLSDPEHGLNSNDIGPGATTHVIAPDTPGTYNYKCTYYPDTMKGTLIVSKDVTTPSSAEPVTASPTPTGAPTAGATPPASSTGGSTSGGSDTGGSTSGGGNTGGGGNTGGSDNGDSGGGDTISDGPGGTSSSAPTFDPVKRAHNCTKPHFRETHPGICAAYPAG; encoded by the coding sequence ATGATCACCACCCCCCGCCCGAAGAGGCTCTCCGCTGCCGTCTTCGGCTCGATCGTCCTGCTGACCGGCCTCGCCGGGTGCGGTGGGGGCAGCTCCACCGCCGCCCAGCCGCCGGCGCCGACCGTTGCGCCGACGGCTGCCCCGACCATCGGGGTGATCCCGACCGTCACGCCGATCCAGCTGGCCAACGGGCTGGCCCCGACCCCCGCGACCGCGACGATCCGGATGTACATCGACCATCCGTTCTCGCCGGCGACGCTGACGGTGGCCCCGGGCACGAACATCACGGTGATCAACGAGGGCACCGGCAACGGCGAGGTCTGCAACCTGAGCGACCCGGAGCACGGCCTGAACAGCAACGACATCGGGCCGGGGGCCACGACGCACGTGATCGCGCCGGACACCCCAGGCACCTACAACTACAAGTGCACGTACTACCCGGACACGATGAAGGGAACGTTGATCGTGTCCAAGGACGTCACCACCCCCAGCAGCGCGGAGCCGGTCACGGCCTCGCCGACCCCGACCGGGGCCCCGACGGCGGGCGCGACCCCGCCTGCGTCGAGCACTGGCGGGAGCACCTCAGGTGGCAGCGACACCGGCGGGTCGACCAGCGGCGGGGGCAACACCGGCGGCGGGGGCAACACCGGCGGGTCGGACAACGGCGACTCCGGCGGCGGCGACACGATCTCCGACGGGCCGGGCGGCACGTCAAGTTCGGCCCCGACCTTCGACCCGGTGAAGCGCGCGCACAACTGCACGAAGCCGCACTTCCGGGAGACGCACCCGGGGATCTGCGCGGCGTACCCGGCCGGGTGA